A genomic segment from Bubalus bubalis isolate 160015118507 breed Murrah chromosome 5, NDDB_SH_1, whole genome shotgun sequence encodes:
- the LOC112585053 gene encoding endogenous retrovirus group K member 13-1 Env polyprotein-like yields MRYPRACVPHLYALLVGSVKIQPGLRNYDVTCNNCTLTNCVRGITNQTRVLVLRQPAFVMVPVKINGSWYDEKGLELWREVEGALMRYRRGIGLIILGFVALVTLIAASITAALTLAQSVQTATCVNNLAQNVSVTLGTQEDIDKKLEDRLNALYDDVKFLGEEVQSIKLRLRVQCHADFRWICVTPKKYNGSITAWDKVKAHLEGIWHNENISLHLLHLHQEIMNIENAPRPDLDVAKRAESFVKELFRHVPTIDSILYLGVAIGGLFLIILTVLFLAPCLIKKLIDDLWIIKASIYGNCLRLKEHKRAPI; encoded by the coding sequence ATGAGGTACCCTCGTGCATGTGTGCCTCACCTTTATGCTTTATTAGTAGGATCTGTAAAAATACAACCTGGGTTACGAAATTATGATGTAACTTGTAACAATTGTACCTTAACTAACTGCGTCAGGGGAATTACTAATCAAACTAGGGTTCTAGTCTTAAGACAGCCTGCTTTTGTTATGGTTCCTGTAAAGATTAATGGGTCTTGGTATGATGAAAAAGGACTTGAACTTTGGAGAGAAGTAGAGGGTGCTTTAATGCGTTATCGCAGGGGAATAGGGTTAATAATTCTGGGATTTGTAGCTTTGGTAACCCTTATTGCCGCCTCGATTACTGCAGCCCTAACCCTGGCACAATCAGTGCAAACTGCAACTTGTGTTAATAATCTGGCACAAAATGTATCCGTTACCCTGGGGACTCAAGAAGATATTGACAAAAAGTTAGAGGACCGATTGAATGCCCTTTATGATGATGTAAAATTTTTAGGTGAAGAGGTTCAAAGTATAAAGTTGAGATTACGGGTACAATGTCATGCTGATTTTCGATGGATCTGTGTTACCCCCAAAAAATATAATGGTAGTATAACTGCTTGGGACAAGGTGAAAGCTCATTTAGAAGGTATTtggcataatgaaaatatttccttacaTTTACTGCATCTACATCAAGAAATAATGAATATTGAAAATGCGCCCAGACCTGATTTGGATGTTGCAAAAAGAGCTGAGTCTTTTGTTAAAGAACTTTTTCGACATGTACCTACCATCGATAGTATTTTGTACTTGGGAGTGGCCATAGGAGgactattcttaataattttaactgttttatttcttgcaccttgtttaattaaaaaactgattgATGATCTATGGATAATAAAGGCTTCCATCTATGGAAATTGTCTGCGGTTAAAGGAACATAAGCGTGCgcctatataa